From one Parambassis ranga chromosome 5, fParRan2.1, whole genome shotgun sequence genomic stretch:
- the slc32a1 gene encoding vesicular inhibitory amino acid transporter, producing MATLIRSKISNKLSNAATAVTNKSQAKVSGMFARMGFQAATDEEALGFASCDDLDYDHRQGMQMDILTSDEMGGGGGEGSGDGGALEGDSHYQRDGTGPPHSASKDGDPTNELTEVRPKITAWEAGWNVTNAIQGMFVLGLPYAILHGGYLGLFLIIFAAVVCCYTGKILIACLYEEDEDGQLVRVRDSYVDIANACCAPRFPAIGGHIVNVAQIIELVMTCILYVVVSGNLMYNSFPNMPISQKSWAIIATAALLPCAFLKNLKAVSKFSLLCTMAHFVINILVIAYCLSRARDWAWDKVKFYIDVKKFPISIGIIVFSYTSQIFLPSLEGNMQRPSEFHCMMNWTHIAACILKGLFALVAYLTWADETKEVITDNLPPTIRAVVNIFLVAKALLSYPLPFFAAVEVLEKTFFQDGGRAYFPDCYGGDGRLKSWGLTLRCSLVVFTLLMAIYVPHFALLMGLTGSLTGAGLCFLLPSLFHLKLLWRKLLWHQVFFDVAIFVIGGICSISGFIHSMEGLIEAFRYNIEE from the exons atggCGACGTTAATTAGAAGCAAGATTTCAAATAAACTGTCAAATGCAGCCACGGCTGTGACCAACAAATCCCAGGCAAAGGTGAGCGGAATGTTCGCTAGGATGGGGTTCCAGGCCGCCACCGACGAGGAGGCTCTGGGCTTCGCCTCCTGCGATGACCTGGACTACGATCACCGGCAAGGCATGCAGATGGACATTTTGACATCCGAtgagatgggaggaggaggaggagaggggagcgGAGACGGAGGCGCACTGGAAGGGGACAGTCACTACCAGAGGGACGGCACCGGTCCACCGCACTCTGCCTCAAAGGATGGAGATCCGACAAACGAGTTGACTGAAGTCAGACCAAAAATCACCGCATGGGAGGCGGGCTGGAACGTCACAAACGCAATCCAG GGGATGTTTGTTCTTGGGTTGCCCTACGCTATTCTGCATGGAGGATACCTCGGACTCTTTCTCATTATTTTCGCCGCCGTGGTGTGCTGTTACACGGGGAAAATCCTCATTGCCTGTCTGTATGAGGAGGACGAAGACGGGCAGCTCGTCCGTGTGAGGGACTCCTATGTGGACATTGCCAACGCCTGCTGTGCGCCCAGGTTCCCAGCTATAGGTGGCCATATCGTGAATGTAGCCCAAATCATAGAGCTAGTGATGACTTGCATCCTGTACGTGGTGGTCAGTGGTAATCTCATGTACAACAGCTTCCCTAACATGCCAATATCCCAGAAGTCGTGGGCCATCATCGCCACCGCCGCTCTCCTCCCTTGCGCCTTCCTCAAGAACCTGAAAGCCGTCTCCAAGTTCAGCTTGCTGTGCACGATGGCACACTTTGTCATCAACATCCTGGTGATAGCGTACTGCCTCTCCAGAGCGAGGGACTGGGCCTGGGACAAGGTCAAGTTTTACATCGATGTCAAGAAGTTCCCCATCTCCATTGGGATTATCGTGTTCAGCTACACCTCGCAGATCTTCCTGCCATCTCTGGAGGGGAACATGCAGAGACCGAGCGAGTTCCACTGCATGATGAACTGGACTCACATCGCTGCCTGCATCCTTAAGGGCCTGTTCGCTCTTGTAGCCTACTTAACCTGGGCTGACGAAACCAAGGAGGTCATCACAGACAACCTGCCCCCAACCATCCGAGCTGTCGTCAACATCTTCCTAGTGGCCAAAGCTTTGCTGTCGTATCCGCTGCCGTTTTTTGCTGCCGTCGAGGTATTAGAGAAAACATTTTTCCAGGATGGGGGACGTGCGTACTTTCCAGATTGCTACGGAGGCGATGGACGCCTAAAATCCTGGGGACTCACTCTCCGATGTAGCCTTGTTGTGTTCACCTTGCTCATGGCGATCTATGTGCCGCATTTTGCCCTCCTCATGGGTCTCACCGGAAGCCTGACAGGCGCAGGCCTTTGCTTCCTGCTCCCCAGTCTCTTCCACCTCAAGCTTTTATGGAGAAAGTTGCTGTGGCACCAGGTTTTCTTTGATGTCGCCATCTTTGTAATAGGAGGTATATGCAGCATATCTGGTTTTATCCATTCAATGGAGGGGCTCATAGAGGCTTTCAGATATAACATAGAAGAATAG